GGCGAACTCGCTGTCGCCCATTCCCAGAATGGCGAGATCGTCGGGAAGCGCCAGCCCCTGCCGCCGGCTTTCCAGAACGGCGCCGATGGCAAGGAGATCGTTGGCGAAAAAGACGGCGTCGATCCTTTCGGCCGAGGCGATCAACTCGCGCAGGACGACATGGCCTTCCGACATGGAACGGACATGCTCGACCTCGCGAACGAGGGCGATCTCGGCGCCGAGTTCGCGCGCGCGCGTTTCGAAACCATGCAGCCGCAACCGCCCCCGGCCACCGCTGCGGCCGACGAAGGCGAGGCGCCTTCGCCCGCGCGCGACGAGATGCTCGGCCGCCATACGCCCGCCATCGGTGTTGGAAATGCCGACCAGCATGTCGATGGGATCGCGCGGATAGGCCCAACTTTCGACGATGGGAACGCCGAGCTCGCGCAAGGCCCGGCGATTGTCCTCCAGTTCCACCACCCCGGTAAAGAACACGGCGGCGGGCTTGAGCGCGCGCAGCGACTGAACCGCCGCCGTCTCGCGCGCATAGGAATAGGAGGTCTGGCCGATCATCAGCTGGTAGCCCGCCGCTTCCACAATCTCGGAGCAGGCGTCGGCGGCCTCGTTGTACTGCTGGCTGACGAGATTCGAGACGAAGGCGGCGACCACGGTAGACCGCCCCGATCGCAGCGCCGAGGCATGCGGATTGGAGACGTAGCCGGTGGTCTCAACCACGGCGCGCACCCGCTCCAGCGTCGCGGGCGAGACGAGGCCGGGCGAGCGCAGCGCGCGCGACACGGTGATGGGCGAAACGCCGGCCTCGCGCGCCACGTCCTCGATCCTCGGCGGACGGGCGAGGAGAGCGGCGTCATGGCCCCGCGCGGGCGCGGCGCGGCTGGCGGGCTGAACGCGAACCACCTCGTCGAATGTGGGGAGCGGCGTGGGCGCGCCCTGCGATGCCGGTTCGTTTCTCGCCTCCGTCATGCCGGGTCGCGTATCCTTTCGCTATTCGGCCGGGCCGACGATCCGCGCCACTTGGACCAGACAATCGCCGGATCGGCAATCGGTATGAAGACGGCGCGACAGGACGATGCCGCCGCGCTCGAAACGCAGCTCCGCCTCCGGCAGGTCGAGCCGTTCGAAATCGTGATACCAGCCGGCGAGATCGCCCGCCTCGACGCGGTCCCCCAGCGTCACCGCCGGCTCGAACCAGCCGCGCCGTGTCGCGAAGATCGCCTGTTCGTGGCTTTCCAGGGCGAGGATCGTCATCTCCTCGAAAGTGCCGGGATCGGTGCCGAAAGGCGGCGTCTCGACGAGGCCGAGCTTGACGAGGAGATTGTCGAGCGCGCGCTCGGTGCCCCTGACGCTGGCGCGGGTCGCCGTGCCGCCGCCGCCGAACTCGCCGGACAGGCCGATCGCCCCCGCGCGCGCCGC
This region of Aureimonas sp. AU20 genomic DNA includes:
- a CDS encoding LacI family DNA-binding transcriptional regulator, whose protein sequence is MTEARNEPASQGAPTPLPTFDEVVRVQPASRAAPARGHDAALLARPPRIEDVAREAGVSPITVSRALRSPGLVSPATLERVRAVVETTGYVSNPHASALRSGRSTVVAAFVSNLVSQQYNEAADACSEIVEAAGYQLMIGQTSYSYARETAAVQSLRALKPAAVFFTGVVELEDNRRALRELGVPIVESWAYPRDPIDMLVGISNTDGGRMAAEHLVARGRRRLAFVGRSGGRGRLRLHGFETRARELGAEIALVREVEHVRSMSEGHVVLRELIASAERIDAVFFANDLLAIGAVLESRRQGLALPDDLAILGMGDSEFAAEMSPSLSTIAIDGRAIGARAGALLSRRLLANGDTPCRECLPLRLIQRETT